TTACCTTTTTTAGTGACTATTTTCCTAATTTTCTCAGGTGAAGAGCTTTATCGAAACACAGAAGGCTTTGCTGACCGAAATTCAGAACGGTTGCAGGAGAAACTTTGTCTTGGCCAAAGAGAAAGAAGAACGTCTCCAACATTCAGTATCGATGGCCGAGATTGCCAGCACTGGTGAGGAGGAGGACACGAGCACTGCCCCGGAGGAGATCAGCCATGCTACTGAGGACTCGAACACTGCCAATGAGAATAGCAAACCTCATTCAGATAACCAAGAAGCAGAAGAGGTCGCCCCTTCCCCGGAAACTCCGGCTCAGGATTCTGACTCTGATACGGAGGACGAAGAAGAGATTAAAGAGGCAAATGAAAAGCCTCATGAGCAGCC
The nucleotide sequence above comes from Anomaloglossus baeobatrachus isolate aAnoBae1 unplaced genomic scaffold, aAnoBae1.hap1 Scaffold_5153, whole genome shotgun sequence. Encoded proteins:
- the LOC142282617 gene encoding protein phosphatase 1 regulatory subunit 37-like; the encoded protein is VKSFIETQKALLTEIQNGCRRNFVLAKEKEERLQHSVSMAEIASTGEEEDTSTAPEEISHATEDSNTANENSKPHSDNQEAEEVAPSPETPAQDSDSDTEDEEEIKEANEKPHEQPVQSAPAPVAVSSPGRGHKVFLVTRVENPSTDGEKGVQEKNKGPSVRGEATSGSPILANGLEAEFGRAPTCCDNKDSHGTYCDTELEDLLREASTEPDPTLNVITL